From a region of the Salmo trutta chromosome 10, fSalTru1.1, whole genome shotgun sequence genome:
- the pvalb9 gene encoding parvalbumin, thymic CPV3 produces MSLTSILSAEAIENAVKEFQAPDSFSFKKFSQLCGLTSKSPKEVKDVFQILDDDNSGFLEESELKFFLQRFVPGARTLTDAECKGLLSAADDDNDGKIGVEEFLIMVQS; encoded by the exons ATGTCACTCACTTCTATCCTTTCCGCTGAGGCTATTGAGAATGCCGTCAAGGAGTTCCAAG CCCCAGACTCCTTCAGCTTTAAGAAGTTTTCCCAGCTGTGTGGCCTGACCTCCAAGTCTCCCAAAGAAGTCAAAGATGTCTTCCAGATCCTTGACGATGACAACAGTGGCTTCCTCGAGGAGTCAGAgctcaa GTTCTTCCTGCAACGGTTTGTCCCCGGGGCGCGGACGCTGACGGACGCTGAGTGCAAAGGCTTACTGTCTGCAGCTGATGATGACAACGATGGCAAGATCGGAGTAGAAG AATTCCTGATCATGGTCCAGTCCTGA
- the LOC115201382 gene encoding parvalbumin beta 2 → MSFAGLNDADVAAALAACTAADSFNHKAFFAKVGLASKSSDDVKKAFYVIDQDKSGFIEEDELKLFLQNFSASARALTDAETKAFLADGDKDGDGMIGVDEFAAMIKG, encoded by the exons ATGTCCTTCGCCGGTCTTAACGATGCTGATGTTGCTGCAGCCCTCGCTGCTTGCACAG CTGCTGACTCCTTCAACCACAAGGCTTTCTTTGCCAAGGTTGGCCTGGCCAGCAAGTCCAGCGATGATGTGAAGAAGGCCTTCTACGTCATTGACCAGGACAAGAGTGGCTTCATTGAGGAGGATGAGCTCAA GCTGTTCCTGCAGAACTTCTCTGCCTCTGCCAGAGCCCTGACTGACGCTGAGACCAAGGCTTTCCTGGCTGACGGGGACAAAGATGGTGATGGCATGATTGGAGTTGATG AGTTCGCTGCCATGATCAAGGGATAA
- the LOC115201381 gene encoding parvalbumin-2: MAFKGMLKDEDIAAALQHCAAADSFNHKEFFAKVGLAGKSTEDLKKAFYLVDQDKSGFIEEDELKLFLQTFSASARALTDKETKAFLAAGDADGDGMIGVDEFTTLVKV; the protein is encoded by the exons ATGGCTTTCAAGGGAATGCTTAAAGACGAGGATATCGCTGCTGCCCTCCAGCATTGCGCAG CTGCTGACTCCTTCAACCACAAGGAGTTCTTCGCCAAGGTTGGCCTGGCTGGCAAGTCTACTGAGGATTTGAAGAAAGCCTTCTACTTGGTTGACCAGGACAAGAGTGGCTTCATTGAGGAGGATGAGCTCAA gctgtTCCTCCAGACCTTCTCTGCTAGTGCCAGAGCTCTGACAGATAAAGAGACCAAGGCCTTCCTTGCGGCAGGAGATGCTGATGGTGATGGCATGATTGGAGTGGATG AGTTCACCACCTTGGTGAAGGTATAA
- the LOC115201380 gene encoding parvalbumin, thymic: protein MALTDFLAASDITSAINACRANDSFSPKKFFAMVGLSKKSPPEIEKIFMILDQDKSGYIEQDELQLFLQNFSKGARPLTAAETRAFLLAGDKDGDGKIGWDEFSNLVMSS from the exons ATGGCTCTCACAGACTTCCTTGCTGCGTCAGATATTACTTCAGCTATCAATGCTTGCAGAG CAAACGACTCCTTCAGCCCAAAGAAGTTTTTTGCGATGGTGGGCTTGTCCAAGAAGTCTCCTCCTGAGATTGAGAAGATCTTCATGATCCTGGACCAGGACAAGAGTGGCTACATCGAACAGGACGAGCTACA gcTTTTCCTCCAGAACTTCTCCAAGGGGGCTCGTCCCCTGACAGCGGCTGAGACCAGAGCCTTTCTCCTAGCTGGGGACAAGGACGGGGACGGAAAGATAGGCTGGGACG AGTTCTCCAACCTTGTCATGTCTTCATAA